In Rosa chinensis cultivar Old Blush chromosome 1, RchiOBHm-V2, whole genome shotgun sequence, a genomic segment contains:
- the LOC112186084 gene encoding receptor-like protein kinase FERONIA, with amino-acid sequence MLMISYQKQRNSPSSTSSSHLSPPTMKPIITLLYLSLFLHILTLFVAGQAPPYTPVDNITLACGNSGQPSSNVDLRKWSGDIDSKFTPIGNASQSIDAPRSSTASDVPYTKARLSRSKFTYTIPLSPGQKFIRLHFNPDTYNPNFQRSNSLFSVTAAGFTLLKDFNASVTADSSGESPLVIEFCVNIETGERLNITFTPSEDAYAFINGIEIVSMPTGFYYTSANFINTSASTYLIANNTALEMVYRINVGGAPISPEGDSGMYRTWETADETYLDDISKKESVLPQNNTIKLNFVKIPEYSAPKPVYTTGRSMGMNKTINKSYNLTWVFPVDPKFYYLVRLHFCEFESEITKFRDRAFQISMANQTAENIADVIQWSGANGNPVYRDYVVGMFMSQVGSQKKVNLFLELAALQNDSDTTYNDAILNGLEIFKLSDPSRNLAGPNPDPPPPTLAQQIPKSSTTSKSHTSLLPIIVGVLSGVLLLLYVLVILVFRRGRKVEESSSSRGKLTLPSCLCHYFSLPEMKAATQNFNDSRIIGVGGFGHVYEGFLADGSTHVAIKRLKDMSSQGAREFRTEIEMLSRLRHRNLVSLIGYCADEGEMILVYDYMAHGTLGDHLHHTDNPPLSWEQRLQICIGAAQGLHYLHTGTEGTIIHRDVKSTNILLDEKWVAKVSDFGLSKNGTITLSKTHISTKVKGSFGYLDPEYYRRQQLTEKSDVYSFGVILCEVLSGRPAVTTVDNNRVGLVGWVKKCHGNGKLDQIIDPNLKGKIAVRCLHKFVSIAMRCMDDNGINRPSMDDVVRELQFALKMQQNNEDYTDRIEMTVQDRIALIKDNEGSCSSEQSSGVNESVQGLTGTIFSEIIDPVGR; translated from the coding sequence ATGCTTATGATTTCATATCAGAAGCAGCGGAACTCCCCCTCTTCAACTTCATCCTCTCATCTTTCTCCACCTACAATGAAACCAATCATCACTCTTCTCTACCTCTCCTTGTTTCTCCACATCCTCACTCTCTTTGTCGCCGGTCAGGCGCCACCATACACTCCTGTTGACAATATCACCCTCGCCTGCGGCAATTCCGGCCAACCGAGCTCCAATGTCGACCTCAGAAAGTGGAGTGGAGATATCGACTCAAAATTCACCCCAATAGGTAACGCATCCCAATCCATAGATGCACCGCGGTCGTCCACCGCCAGCGACGTCCCTTACACCAAAGCTCGGCTCTCTCGCTCCAAATTCACTTACACAATTCCCCTCTCTCCGGGCCAAAAGTTCATCCGCTTGCATTTCAATCCAGATACATACAACCCGAACTTCCAACGCTCCAACTCCCTCTTCTCCGTCACCGCCGCCGGCTTCACTCTCCTCAAAGACTTCAACGCCTCCGTCACCGCCGACTCTTCCGGCGAGTCCCCACTTGTCATAGAATTCTGTGTTAACATCGAGACAGGAGAGAGACTCAACATCACCTTCACACCAAGCGAAGATGCGTACGCTTTCATCAACGGAATCGAAATCGTGTCCATGCCCACCGGTTTTTACTATACTTCAGCCAATTTCATCAACACCAGCGCAAGCACATATCTGATCGCAAACAACACAGCTCTGGAGATGGTGTACCGAATCAACGTCGGCGGAGCCCCCATCTCACCGGAAGGAGACTCCGGAATGTACCGGACTTGGGAAACTGCCGATGAAACTTATTTGGATGATataagtaaaaaagaaagcgTGCTACCGCAGAACAATACAATCAAGCTCAACTTCGTCAAAATTCCAGAATACTCTGCCCCAAAACCAGTTTACACAACAGGTCGGTCAATGGGGATGAACAAAACCATCAACAAGAGCTATAACCTCACATGGGTATTTCCCGTGGATCCCAAGTTTTATTACCTGGTGAGACTTCATTTTTGTGAGTTTGAATCTGAAATTACCAAGTTCAGAGATCGAGCGTTTCAAATCTCCATGGCCAATCAAACGGCAGAAAATATTGCAGATGTTATCCAATGGAGTGGAGCAAATGGGAATCCAGTTTACAGAGACTATGTTGTGGGCATGTTTATGTCTCAGGTTGGAAGCCAGAAGAAAGTTAACCTCTTTCTAGAACTTGCAGCGCTACAGAATGATTCGGATACTACATACAACGATGCCATCTTGAACGGGCTAGAAATCTTCAAGCTCAGTGACCCGAGTCGGAATCTTGCCGGACCCAACCCCGACCCGCCTCCACCGACGCTGGCACAGCAAATCCCCAAAAGTTCAACTACAAGTAAATCACATACTTCTTTGCTGCCCATCATAGTTGGTGTACTCTCCGGAGTCCTACTTCTTCTCTATGTTCTTGTAATTTTAGTTTTCAGGCGAGGAAGGAAAGTCGAGGAGTCTAGTTCCAGCCGGGGAAAGTTGACTTTACCGTCCTGTTTGTGTCATTACTTTTCGCTACCGGAAATGAAAGCCGCCACTCAAAACTTCAATGATTCTCGCATCATTGGAGTTGGAGGGTTTGGCCATGTGTACGAAGGATTTCTTGCGGATGGGTCTACCCATGTTGCAATCAAACGGTTGAAAGACATGTCATCACAAGGGGCCCGCGAGTTTAGGACAGAAATTGAGATGCTCTCTCGACTTCGTCACCGCAATTTAGTGTCTCTTATTGGATACTGTGCCGATGAAGGTGAGATGATCTTGGTGTATGATTACATGGCACATGGGACACTTGGTGACCATCTCCACCACACTGATAATCCACCTCTTTCGTGGGAACAACGGCTTCAAATTTGTATTGGTGCAGCGCAAGGTTTGCACTATCTACATACAGGTACTGAGGGCACCATCATTCACCGAGATGTGAAGAGCACAAACATATTATTGGATGAGAAATGGGTAGCCAAAGTTTCAGATTTTGGGTTGTCGAAGAATGGCACAATCACCCTTTCCAAGACCCACATTAGCACAAAGGTGAAGGGTAGTTTCGGATATCTTGACCCCGAATACTATCGACGTCAACAATTGACTGAGAAGTCTGATGTGTACTCATTTGGCGTGATTTTGTGCGAGGTATTATCTGGAAGGCCAGCCGTGACAACCGTGGACAATAATCGAGTCGGCCTGGTTGGATGGGTCAAGAAGTGTCATGGTAATGGGAAACTTGATCAAATTATTGACCCAAATTTGAAGGGTAAAATTGCAGTGAGATGCTTGCATAAATTTGTTTCCATCGCAATGCGTTGCATGGATGATAATGGGATCAATCGGCCGTCAATGGACGATGTTGTGAGAGAGCTTCAATTTGCATTGAAGATGCAACAAAACAACGAGGACTATACTGATCGCATTGAAATGACAGTTCAAGATAGAATTGCTTTGATCAAGGACAATGAAGGGTCTTGTTCTAGTGAGCAAAGTAGTGGGGTGAACGAATCCGTCCAAGGGTTGACTGGCACAATCTTCTCCGAGATCATTGATCCGGTTGGGAGATAG
- the LOC112186105 gene encoding uncharacterized protein LOC112186105 — protein sequence MSFYGVIVEIWELDYGQFRVPIFKCDWVENQKGVRVDDLGFTLVNLNRKGYLNDSFVLGKSVEQIFYVEDPVDRRWHVVIMAGSPSASVSKKTKSKEKRAKHKKTKSLKSPTTSSFSDGSHSNKGKSKKKEVEPTGGLKLLKRHAVTMSRITSRKNRIQKKVVLFNRKGTPCGKVAKQMQSYIGVLARRKVPIIRENWKAATDEEKNKIWQRVQWRQFKSLLTSKYIIPYLDDHEALRYPPDDYPFILADHWTEFVKMRTKASFLEKRREQQERRSLNKYPHRMSRKGYAGLEDELATGMSDEEVDRATLWIKGRQTKDGSFKDEESKRTAEKIANLKRKVASGELNAEGTNDSAWNRRFVTPSTYFHLPKRRKESIEATVRVSVQKILLEEREKIVEEARERIIEEAKEKILADERAMWEAKFAALEAKVNGKEGATIQPHASGQGSCSRTVDEIAQESDKAPLEEVANIVDGTKIRSIFEAMENNTLIHKRKRTKIAKEGRLDKRPCSNRGNEFPKLVEKAVVNREDVTEAVEENVNLTKEPENEEGVEYVDLTMCPPTSKSKVAEVECKLAIGSVEHIVACATVMECEDPSQLVHGTPLGNGNVRVSIYAALEEKAKVPFPVKDEIETVKQAMGSWIAWPKHLVIKSHLKKPPKDSAEKKKKRKEIGEEDSEIEFGLAKLAPSLPASLKMLCLWGEDAFKDGNTISFYMEPEVFGFSRKTYILGKDVRRLASMRELTGTCIVVYQRYLYDQLKAYKMLDMVAFVDPSLVGAVGCGNGTVRAQHIKERLATAKPGQMFMLPFNSGDHWTLTLVDPDKQTAYFMDPLKRRLPTGDWMSIVETAMRMYNAEKKKQGRSSVQWKNLAGIPPQPSNKECGYFIMRYMRDIIEDKDMSLFPMKWERRGSSQYTQADIDQVRNEWGKFVVNTYVHEP from the exons ATGAGCTTCTATGGGGTGATTGTTGAAATATGGGAACTTGACTATGGTCAGTTTAGGGTTCCTATTTTTAAGTGTGATTGGGTAGAGAATCAAAAGGGTGTTAGAGTAGATGATCTTGGGTTCACTTTGGTTAATCTGAATAGGAAAGGTTATCTAAACGAtagttttgttttaggaaaaagtGTGGAGCAAATATTTTATGTTGAAGACCCTGTAGATCGTAGGTGGCATGTTGTG ATAATGGCGGGATCACCATCTGCTAGTGTATCGAAGAAGACAAAGTCGAAGGAAAAACGTGCGAAGCATAAGAAGACCAAGTCTTTgaagtcaccaacaacatctTCATTTTCTGATGGATCTCACTCAAATAAGGGAAAgtccaaaaagaaagaagttgAACCAACCGGGGGCCTAAAGTTGCTGAAGCGGCATGCGGTGACTATGTCACGCATTACAAGCCGCAAGAATCGTATTCAGAAGAAGGTTGTTTTATTTAACCGAAAAGGGACCCCTTGTGGGAAGGTGGCTAAGCAAATGCAAAGCTACATTGGTGTATTGGCAAGAAGGAAAGTACCGATAATAAGGGAAAACTGGAAAGCGGCAACtgatgaagagaagaacaaaatcTGGCAACGTGTTCAG TGGAGGCAATTCAAGTCTCTACTTACTTCCAAGTACATTATCCCCTATTTGGATGACCATGAAGCCTTGCGATATCCTCCGGATGATTATCCTTTCATCCTTGCTGACCATTGGACAGAATTTGTGAAAATGCGGACGAAGGCCTCATTCTTG GAAAAGCGTCGTGAGCAACAAGAGAGGCGCAGCTTGAATAAGTATCCTCATAGAATGTCCCGTAAGGGATATGCAGGGTTGGAGGATGAGTTG GCTACCGGAATGAGTGACGAAGAAGTTGATAGGGCCACTTTGTGGATAAAAGGACGGCAAACAAAGGATGGCAGTTTCAAGGATGAGGAGTCAAAAAGGACTGCTGAAAAGATA GCAAACTTGAAGAGAAAGGTTGCTAGTGGAGAACTAAATGCTGAAGGGACAAATGAT AGTGCGTGGAATAGGAGGTTTGTCACTCCCTCTACTTACTTCCACCTCCCTAAACGTAGAAAGGAGAGCATAGAAGCTACTGTCAGAGTTAGTGTGCAGAAAATATTgttagaggagagagagaagatagtaGAGGAGGCAAGGGAGAGGATAATTGAGGAAGCGAAAGAAAAAATACTTGCAGATGAGCGGGCTATGTGGGAGGCCAAGTTTGCTGCACTTGAAGCAAAGGTAAATGGAAAAGAAGGTGCAACTATTCAGCCACATGCATCTGGCCAAGGAAGTTGCTCAAGGACAGTAGATGAGATTGCTCAAGAATCGGATAAAGCTCCGTTGGAAGAAGTAGCAAACATTGTGGATGGAACTAAAATTCGGAGCATTTTTGAAGCAATGGAAAACAACACCCTCATACATAAAAGGAAACGGACAAAGATCGCTAAGGAAGGTAGGTTGGATAAACGTCCTTGCTCCAACAGAGGTAatgagtttcccaagttggTTGAGAAAGCAGTTGTCAATCGTGAGGATGTCACTGAGGCTGTTGAAGAAAATGTCAATCTGACCAAGGAGCCGGAGAATGAGGAGGGGGTAGAATACGTGGATTTGACGATGTGTCCACCCACATCAAAG TCAAAGGTAGCTGAGGTTGAATGCAAGTTGGCAATAGGTTCTGTTGAACATATTGTTGCTTGTGCCACTGTTATGGAGTGCGAGGATCCTTCCCAACTTGTTCATGGCACTCCACTAGGGAATGGCAATGTGCGCGTTTCTATCTATGCCGCGCTTGAGGAGAAAGCAAAAGTGCCATTTCCTGtgaaagatgaaattgaaacagTGAAGCAGGCTATGGGGAGTTGGATAGCATGGCCTAAACACCTAGTCATAAAATCACATCTCAAG AAACCTCCCAAGGATAgtgctgaaaagaagaagaaaaggaaagagataGGGGAAGAAGACTCGGAGATTGAATTTGGCTTGGCTAAATTGGCACCATCATTACCAGCTTCATTAAAGATGTTATGTTTGTGGGGTGAAGATGCATTCAAAGATGGGAATACAATCAGCTTCTACATGGAGCCTGAAGTGTTTGGATTTTCTCGCAAGACTTATATATTGGGAAAAGATGTTCGGCGATTGGCAAGCATGAGGGAATTAACTGGAACATGCATTGTAGTGTACCAGAG GTACCTCTATGATCAATTGAAGGCTTATAAAATGCTTGACATGGTTGCATTTGTTGACCCTTCACTTGTTGGTGCTGTGGGGTGTGGGAATGGAACTGTCAGGGCCCAACACATCAAAGAAAGGCTTGCAACTGCTAAACCAGGACAGATGTTCATGTTGCCATTTAACTCGGG TGATCATTGGACTTTAACACTTGTTGATCCGGACAAACAAACCGCCTATTTTATGGACCCGCTAAAAAGACGCTTACCCACAGGAGATTGGATGTCTATCGTGGAAAC TGCTATGCGTATGTATAATgctgaaaagaaaaagcaaGGCCGCAGTTCAGTCCAATGGAAAAATTTGGCT GGCATTCCTCCCCAACCTAGCAACAAGGAGTGTGGATACTTTATCATGCGATACATGAGAGATATCATTGAGGATAAAGACATGTCATTGTTTCCTATGAAG tgggagaggagaggcagcagccaatacacccaagcagatattgatcaagtgcgaaatgagtggggaaaatttgttgtcaacacatacGTGCATGAGCCTTGA
- the LOC112186110 gene encoding DNA-directed RNA polymerase V subunit 5C → MEMLSDRGYDVADSDLTRSLTEFRTGFGQNPDLDRLTICASLRSNSKNKIMVIFCGTDEIRKASVRAIYANLLNKDISSLMLVLQSKMNSYARKELENYPYKVETFHISELLVNVTKHVLQPKYEILSTEEKKHLLRKYKLEDKKVTIC, encoded by the exons ATGGAGATGCTGAGCGACCGAGGCTACGACGTCGCCGACTCGGACCTCACTCGCTCGCTCACTGAGTTCCGTACCGGGTTCGGCCAAAACCCTGACCTCGACCGCCTCACCATCTGCGCCTCTCTCCGCTCCAATTCCAAGAACAAG ATTATGGTCATCTTCTGTGGAACTGATGAAATCAGAAAGGCGAGTGTTCGTGCCATTTATGCTAACCTCCTGAACAAAGATATAAGCTCTCTCATGCTTGTCCTGCAAAGTAAAATGAACTCCTATGCTCGAAAAGAACTGGAAAACTATCCTTACAAAGTTGAAACTTTTCAC ATCTCTGAACTGCTGGTCAATGTTACAAAGCATGTTTTACAGCCAAAGTATGAGATACTTTCTACTGAAGAAAAGAAACATCTGCTAAGGAAGTACAAGTTGGAAGACAAGAAGGTAACTATTTGCTGA
- the LOC112200110 gene encoding uncharacterized protein LOC112200110, translating to MDRTWGETEGVESESVEGNARADYEVQLDSDVELEGNENDELSTECNEFRQFVEDANKPLYPGCNRHTKMNVLVRLYNLKAKHGMSDAAYSDWLIAFAEFLPIGNEIPASVYEAKKTLSALGMNYTKIHACPNDCILYRKQYADEMCCPTCGISRWEVCKNKKEREGVPAKVLWYFPPIPRFKRMFQSIETSKSLTWHATNRNKDGLIRHPADSTSWKLVDDKWPDFGSEPRNLRLALSSDGFNPHSSLSSKYSCWPVILVTYNLPPWLVMKRKHMMLTLLISGPKQPGNDIDVYLEPLIDDLKLLWEGVNGVYDAIKNENFTLRALLFWTINDFPAYGNLSGSIVKGYNACPICLDKTEPTRLVHGGKMAYTIHRRFLGRHHPYRKLRAAFNNQPEHATAPVPLSGEELLRRLEEEVPQWPHCLDVMHIEKNVCDSLIGTLLNIPGKTKDGLKTRLDLAEMGIRQQLHPNLDGPKKKRLPLASWNLTVDEKKCMCGSFHGMKVPENYCSNISSLVSMDDLRLTGLKSHDCHALMQQLLPIAIRGVLEKPVRVAVIRLCLFLMKFAARL from the exons ATGGACAGAACATGGGGAG AGACAGAGGGTGTTGAATCTGAATCTGTGGAGGGTAATGCAAGGGCAGATTATGAAGTACAATTAGATAGTGATGTGGAGTTGGAAGGCAATGAGAATGATGAGCTTTCAACTGAGTGTAATGAATTCAGGCAGTTTGTAGAAGATGCCAACAAACCCTTATACCCGGGTTGCAATAGGCACACAAAGATGAATGTGTTGGTTAGGCTTTACAACTTGAAAGCGAAGCATGGTATGAGTGATGCAGCATACTCTGACTGGTTGATTGCCTTTGCTGAATTTCTGCCCATAGGAAACGAGATACCTGCCTCTGTGTACGAGGCAAAGAAGACTTTGAGTGCATTGGGAATGAATTACACCAAAATACACGCTTGCCCGAATGACTGTATTCTATATAGAAAACAGTATGCTGATGAAATGTGTTGTCCTACATGTGGTATTTCTAGGTGGGAAgtctgcaaaaacaaaaaagaaagggaGGGAGTACCTGCAAAAGTGTTGTGGTACTTTCCACCGATTCCTAGGTTCAAAAGAATGTTTCAATCAATTGAAACATCGAAGAGTTTAACTTGGCATGCCACCAATAGAAACAAGGATGGCTTAATTCGGCATCCTGCAGATTCTACGTCTTGGAAGTTGGTAGATGATAAATGGCCAGATTTTGGTAGTGAGCCAAGAAACCTACGGCTTGCATTGTCATCAGATGGGTTCAATCCCCATAGTTCCTTAAGTAGCAAGTATAGTTGTTGGCCCGTTATTTTGGTAACCTATAATCTGCCTCCATGGTTGGTAATGAAGAGGAAACACATGATGCTGACCTTATTGATATCAGGCCCTAAACAACCGGGAAACGACATTGATGTTTACCTTGAACCGTTAATAGATGACTTGAAGCTGTTATGGGAAGGGGTGAATGGAGTTTACGATGCCATTAAGAATGAAAATTTTACCCTTAGGGCTTTACTGTTCTGGACAATCAATGATTTTCCAGCTTATGGTAACCTTTCAGGAAGTATAGTGAAAGGCTATAATGCATGTCCTATTTGCCTTGATAAAACAGAACCTACAAGGCTAGTTCATGGAGGAAAGATGGCCTACACCATTCATCGGCGGTTTTTAGGAAGACACCATCCTTATCGAAAGCTAAGGGCTGCTTTCAATAACCAGCCAGAACATGCAACAGCTCCAGTGCCATTGAGTGGAGAAGAATTGTTGAGGAGGTTGGAGGAGGAAGTTCCACAGTGGCC GCACTGCCTTGATGTCATGCACATTGAAAAAAATGTGTGTGATAGTCTAATAGGGACGTTGTTGAACATTCCCGGAAAAACCAAGGACGGACTGAAAACTCGTTTGGATTTGGCGGAAATGGGTATAAGGCAACAGCTGCACCCAAATCTAGATGGTCCGAAAAAGAAGCGCTTGCCATTGGCAAGCTGGAACCTAACAGTAGATGAGAAAAAATGTATGTGTGGATCATTTCATGGCATGAAGGTTCCTGAAAACTATTGTTCAAACATTTCGAGCCTTGTTTCAATGGATGATTTGAGGCTGACCGGACTTAAGTCCCATGATTGTCATGCCTTAATGCAACAGCTACTCCCAATTGCTATCCGAGGGGTGTTGGAAAAACCGGTCAGAGTTGCAGTAATCAGGCTTTGcctttttttaatgaaatttgcaGCAAGACTATAG